Proteins from one Caulobacter sp. X genomic window:
- the phaH gene encoding phasin PhaH, whose amino-acid sequence MVSSSSLFPDFNTDKIEPQTAPRFVVGAASPLWLMFGGAAAAGAAYWWWASRWREAVNLEAVLALAPEPVAPAVEAEAILETPPEPVVEAVAEAVETAEVLLDAAEDAVETLAEASSALAEAANDATLVAVEEAAEVLAVAEAEAEPLIAEVQAADAAPAELPTVEAGPDATLAEAEAVTEALISAGDDLTRLVGVGPKLAASLAELGVTTFSQIAAWTPEELAEIDLKLGLKGRAERDAWIAQAKRFAAGVESEPATA is encoded by the coding sequence ATGGTTTCCTCGTCCTCCCTTTTTCCTGATTTCAATACCGACAAGATCGAGCCGCAGACCGCGCCTCGCTTCGTGGTCGGCGCGGCCTCGCCGCTGTGGCTGATGTTCGGCGGCGCGGCAGCCGCCGGCGCGGCCTACTGGTGGTGGGCCTCGCGCTGGCGCGAGGCGGTGAACCTCGAAGCCGTGCTGGCCCTGGCGCCGGAACCCGTCGCGCCCGCCGTCGAGGCGGAAGCGATCCTTGAGACCCCTCCCGAGCCGGTGGTCGAAGCGGTGGCCGAGGCGGTCGAGACGGCGGAGGTGTTGCTGGACGCGGCCGAGGACGCTGTCGAGACGCTCGCCGAAGCGTCGAGCGCCCTGGCGGAGGCGGCCAACGACGCGACGCTTGTCGCGGTCGAAGAGGCGGCTGAGGTCCTCGCTGTGGCCGAGGCGGAAGCCGAACCCCTGATCGCCGAAGTCCAGGCCGCTGACGCCGCCCCCGCCGAACTCCCGACCGTCGAAGCCGGGCCGGATGCGACGCTCGCGGAGGCGGAGGCCGTGACCGAGGCGCTCATTTCCGCCGGCGACGACCTGACGCGTCTGGTCGGGGTAGGGCCGAAGCTGGCCGCCTCGCTGGCCGAACTGGGCGTCACCACCTTCAGCCAGATCGCCGCCTGGACGCCGGAAGAGCTGGCCGAGATCGACCTGAAGCTGGGCTTGAAGGGACGCGCCGAACGCGACGCCTGGATCGCCCAGGCCAAGCGCTTCGCCGCCGGCGTCGAGAGCGAACCCGCGACAGCCTAG
- a CDS encoding GNAT family N-acetyltransferase: MPAPTLTTARLTLSPPTLADFEDSRAMWADPIVTRHVGGRPFTEEESWTRLMRARGLWEVLGFGYWAVRETATGRYVGEVGFADLRRELEPSLYGLPEMGWVLAAWSHGQGFGTEAVEAGLAWIDEALAPPSVPCIINVENAPSIALATKVGFRVKTHATYKGSPILVMERRPGRG; encoded by the coding sequence ATGCCCGCTCCCACCCTGACCACCGCGCGCCTCACCCTGTCGCCGCCAACCCTGGCCGATTTCGAGGATAGCCGCGCCATGTGGGCCGATCCTATCGTCACGCGCCACGTCGGCGGCCGGCCCTTCACCGAGGAAGAGAGCTGGACGCGGCTGATGCGCGCGCGGGGCCTGTGGGAGGTGTTGGGCTTCGGCTATTGGGCCGTGCGCGAGACGGCGACCGGTCGCTATGTCGGCGAGGTCGGCTTCGCGGACCTGCGGCGCGAACTGGAGCCCAGCCTCTACGGCCTGCCCGAGATGGGCTGGGTGCTAGCGGCCTGGTCGCACGGACAGGGCTTTGGGACCGAAGCGGTCGAGGCGGGCCTCGCCTGGATCGACGAGGCCCTGGCGCCGCCATCTGTCCCCTGCATCATCAATGTCGAGAACGCGCCCTCGATCGCGCTGGCGACCAAGGTCGGCTTCCGCGTGAAAACCCACGCCACCTACAAAGGCTCGCCGATCCTTGTGATGGAGCGGCGACCCGGTCGGGGCTAG
- a CDS encoding nuclear transport factor 2 family protein, with the protein MTSPVDAIAARRKLTNKLIAAKDAARLKPFFDPRVTVIAGDGSLLLGAEDVLAAFAGQFAERGFVAYVRTTEDIALNADGTRAAERGRWVGSWTDAPEQSGTYLATWKKVTGQWVIENELFVTLA; encoded by the coding sequence ATGACCTCGCCCGTCGACGCCATCGCCGCCCGCCGCAAGCTGACCAACAAGCTGATCGCCGCCAAGGACGCCGCCCGCCTTAAGCCCTTCTTCGATCCGCGCGTCACGGTGATCGCCGGCGACGGCTCGCTGCTGCTGGGCGCCGAGGACGTCCTGGCGGCGTTCGCCGGCCAGTTCGCCGAGAGGGGATTCGTGGCCTATGTGCGCACGACCGAGGACATCGCCCTGAACGCCGACGGGACTCGCGCCGCCGAGCGCGGGCGCTGGGTCGGGTCGTGGACGGACGCGCCCGAACAGTCGGGGACCTATCTGGCGACCTGGAAGAAGGTCACCGGCCAATGGGTGATCGAGAACGAGCTCTTCGTGACGCTGGCGTGA
- a CDS encoding DUF885 family protein codes for MLNRRQMMFASAAAGFAATGGLPSLALAREGEVAKLNALFDEMMAIQLRQSPETATGLGLDSGDLAWTKGLLGDRSFAAIEAGAAMTSKQLAALRAIDRRALKGMDAVNYDTVEFVMSVQDEGNRKFTYAGGGSGAPYVLSQLTGSYQYMPDFLDTQHSIETKADADAYLARMEGFARLMDQETAIAKRDIADGVIPPDFIIDKTLIQMRAFANTPTADAPLVKSIARRTKEKNIAGDWAGEASKIYENSVLPALKRQIALMESIRPKATHDAGVWRLKDGADYYALSLKNYTTATLTPDEIHQLGLDMVKSIEAEADKLFKKIGMTKGTVGDRMRKLGEDFYPNTDEAKEQLIKDLNAKAAWIQKQLPAYFGQLPKAPLEIRRVPKAIEAGAPGGYYNSPSLDGKRPGIYWINLRDTKEQAKYTLTTLTVHEGVPGHHLQLSLSNEAQGLPLIRKIVGFSGYAEGWALYSEQLAVEMGIYKNDPRGQIGMLHDALFRAVRLVVDSGMHHKKWSREQAIKYMAETMGDEESGTTTEIERYVVWPGQACSYMIGKIVFLRARAKAQKALGKKFDIREFHDAALLSGSTPLTVLEQVVDNYIVSKGGKA; via the coding sequence TTGCTCAATCGCCGTCAAATGATGTTCGCCTCGGCCGCCGCGGGCTTCGCCGCGACCGGCGGCCTGCCGTCCCTGGCTCTTGCCCGCGAGGGCGAGGTCGCCAAGCTGAACGCCCTGTTCGACGAGATGATGGCGATCCAGCTTCGCCAGTCGCCCGAGACCGCCACAGGCCTGGGCCTCGACAGCGGCGATCTGGCCTGGACCAAGGGGCTGCTGGGCGACCGCTCGTTCGCCGCGATCGAAGCGGGCGCGGCCATGACCAGCAAGCAGCTGGCGGCCCTGCGCGCCATCGACCGCCGCGCCCTGAAGGGCATGGACGCGGTGAACTACGACACGGTCGAGTTCGTGATGTCCGTCCAGGACGAAGGCAATCGGAAGTTCACCTATGCGGGCGGCGGCTCCGGCGCGCCTTATGTGCTGAGCCAGCTGACGGGCAGCTACCAGTACATGCCCGACTTCCTCGACACCCAGCACAGCATCGAGACCAAGGCCGACGCCGACGCCTATCTGGCGCGGATGGAAGGCTTCGCGCGGCTGATGGACCAGGAGACGGCGATCGCCAAGCGCGACATCGCCGATGGCGTGATCCCGCCGGACTTCATCATCGACAAGACCCTGATCCAGATGCGGGCTTTCGCGAACACGCCGACCGCCGACGCGCCGCTGGTCAAGTCGATCGCGCGCCGGACCAAGGAAAAGAACATCGCCGGCGATTGGGCGGGCGAGGCCTCGAAGATCTATGAGAACTCGGTCTTGCCGGCCCTGAAGCGCCAGATAGCGCTGATGGAAAGCATCCGTCCCAAGGCCACGCATGACGCGGGGGTCTGGCGGCTGAAGGACGGCGCGGACTACTACGCCCTGTCCCTGAAGAACTACACGACCGCGACCCTGACGCCGGACGAGATCCACCAGTTGGGCCTCGACATGGTCAAGTCGATCGAGGCCGAGGCCGACAAGCTGTTCAAGAAGATCGGCATGACGAAGGGCACGGTCGGCGACCGCATGCGCAAGCTGGGCGAGGACTTCTATCCGAACACCGACGAGGCCAAGGAGCAGCTGATCAAGGATCTCAACGCCAAGGCCGCCTGGATCCAGAAGCAGCTGCCGGCCTATTTCGGCCAGCTGCCCAAGGCGCCGCTGGAAATCCGCCGCGTGCCTAAGGCCATCGAGGCGGGCGCGCCGGGCGGCTACTACAACTCGCCCTCGCTGGATGGGAAGCGCCCGGGGATCTACTGGATCAACCTGCGCGACACCAAGGAGCAGGCCAAGTACACCCTGACCACCCTGACGGTGCACGAAGGCGTCCCGGGGCACCACCTGCAGTTGTCGCTGTCCAACGAGGCCCAGGGCTTGCCGCTGATCCGCAAGATCGTCGGTTTCTCGGGCTACGCCGAGGGCTGGGCGCTCTATTCCGAGCAGCTCGCCGTGGAGATGGGCATCTACAAGAACGATCCGCGCGGCCAGATCGGCATGCTGCACGACGCCCTGTTCCGCGCCGTGCGCCTGGTCGTCGACAGCGGCATGCACCACAAGAAGTGGAGCCGCGAACAGGCCATCAAGTACATGGCTGAGACGATGGGCGACGAGGAAAGCGGCACGACCACCGAGATCGAGCGCTATGTCGTGTGGCCGGGCCAGGCCTGCAGCTACATGATCGGCAAGATCGTCTTCCTGCGCGCCCGCGCCAAGGCCCAGAAGGCGCTGGGCAAGAAGTTTGATATCCGCGAGTTCCACGACGCCGCGCTGCTATCGGGCAGCACGCCGCTGACCGTGCTCGAACAGGTCGTCGATAACTACATCGTCTCCAAGGGCGGCAAGGCCTAA
- a CDS encoding EAL domain-containing protein, whose product MSIDPRRLLGLAFASADLLVELRDGQVRLVLGAAQRIMGRSEAALTGAAWTSLFHPDDRPLMASVLASADDGQRRGPIVLRLADDETRHVGVILRALPENEGRISCAVTVAHASAPALKPGELQPRESFDDIAKGLFEAARATGMELELAMVEFAGLGAMRDGLSPSEAAELDVRVAGAVRAEAHGGSAATQLSQDRFALVRSRDEQSETMLKRLSQIVNTEAKAHVVPLDNASPPSRALRALRYALDDFLRGGLKDGPPANLTEAMNRSVKRTLAQAGALSAVITQRRFSLAFQPVVAMATGLAHHHEALVRFEDGASPFAMIRMAEEFDLIEELDKVVVEQVIKRLANDYDGKLKLAVNISGRTIVSETFVDHIDRMLARFDEVKGRLIFEITETSAIDDLPFANQNIQALRSMGSMVCLDDFGAGSASFAYLQQLNLDIVKIDGRYVRELADNSRDGAMVRHLVQMCRDLKIRTVAEMVETPEVEDIVRNAGVDFAQGWLYGKAAEKPSPALRTTTPVRAMARRAGASESWG is encoded by the coding sequence TTGTCGATCGATCCCCGCCGCTTGTTGGGCCTCGCCTTCGCCAGCGCCGACCTTCTGGTCGAGCTGCGGGACGGCCAGGTTCGCCTGGTGCTCGGCGCGGCGCAGCGGATCATGGGCCGAAGCGAAGCGGCCTTGACCGGCGCGGCCTGGACCAGCCTCTTCCATCCCGATGATCGCCCGCTGATGGCGTCCGTGCTGGCGTCCGCCGACGATGGCCAGCGTCGCGGTCCGATCGTGCTTCGCCTGGCCGACGACGAGACGCGCCATGTCGGCGTCATCCTGCGCGCGCTTCCCGAGAACGAAGGCCGCATCTCCTGCGCGGTCACCGTCGCCCACGCTTCGGCCCCGGCCCTGAAGCCTGGCGAACTGCAGCCGCGCGAGTCGTTCGACGACATCGCCAAGGGCCTGTTCGAGGCGGCCCGCGCCACCGGCATGGAGCTGGAGCTGGCGATGGTCGAGTTCGCTGGGCTCGGCGCCATGCGCGACGGCCTCTCGCCCAGCGAAGCGGCCGAGCTGGACGTCCGCGTGGCCGGCGCGGTGCGCGCGGAGGCCCACGGCGGCTCGGCGGCGACCCAGCTGTCGCAGGACCGCTTCGCTCTGGTGCGGTCTCGCGACGAGCAGTCCGAGACCATGCTCAAGCGTCTGAGCCAGATCGTGAACACCGAGGCCAAGGCGCATGTCGTGCCTCTGGACAACGCCTCGCCGCCGTCGCGAGCGCTGCGAGCGCTGCGCTACGCGCTGGATGATTTCCTGCGCGGCGGCCTGAAGGACGGCCCGCCCGCCAATCTCACCGAGGCGATGAACCGCTCGGTCAAGCGCACCCTGGCCCAGGCCGGCGCGCTGAGCGCGGTGATCACCCAGCGCCGCTTCAGCCTGGCCTTCCAGCCGGTCGTCGCCATGGCTACGGGCCTGGCGCATCACCACGAGGCCCTGGTCCGCTTCGAGGACGGCGCCAGCCCCTTCGCCATGATCCGCATGGCCGAGGAGTTCGACCTGATCGAGGAGCTCGACAAGGTCGTGGTGGAACAGGTGATCAAACGCCTGGCCAACGACTACGACGGCAAGCTGAAGCTGGCGGTGAACATCTCGGGCCGCACGATCGTCTCCGAGACCTTTGTCGATCATATCGACCGGATGCTGGCCCGCTTCGACGAGGTGAAGGGCCGCCTGATCTTCGAGATCACCGAAACCTCGGCGATCGACGACCTGCCGTTCGCCAACCAGAACATCCAGGCGCTGCGCTCGATGGGCTCGATGGTGTGCCTGGACGACTTCGGCGCCGGTTCGGCCTCGTTCGCCTATCTGCAGCAGCTGAACCTGGACATCGTGAAGATCGACGGGCGCTATGTCCGCGAGCTGGCCGACAACAGCCGCGACGGGGCCATGGTCCGTCACCTGGTGCAGATGTGCCGGGACCTCAAGATCCGCACCGTGGCCGAGATGGTCGAGACGCCGGAAGTCGAAGACATCGTCCGCAACGCCGGCGTCGACTTCGCTCAAGGCTGGCTCTACGGCAAGGCGGCGGAAAAGCCCTCCCCCGCCCTGCGAACCACCACCCCCGTCCGCGCCATGGCGCGGCGCGCGGGCGCTTCCGAGAGCTGGGGATAG
- the recA gene encoding recombinase RecA, with translation MTSQAALKLVAKEEGDKQRALEAALAQIDRAFGKGSVMKLGEKGKVEMESVSTGSLGLDIALGIGGLPKGRIVEVYGPESSGKTTLALHVVAEVQKAGGTAAFVDAEHALDPSYAYKLGVNLDNLLVSQPDNGEQALEITDTLVRSGAVDIVVVDSVAALTPKAEIEGEMGDSLPGLQARLMSQALRKLTASINKANTIVIFINQIRHKIGVMYGSPETTTGGNALKFYASVRLDIRRTGSVKVRDEIIGNNVRVKVVKNKVAPPFREVEFDIMYGEGISKLGEVIDLGVKAGIIEKAGSWFSYGSQRIGQGRDNVREFLKNNPDIASSIEAAVRKSSQKIEEELLVGGPEEGDEE, from the coding sequence ATGACCAGTCAGGCGGCTTTGAAACTCGTGGCCAAGGAAGAAGGCGATAAGCAACGCGCGCTAGAGGCGGCTCTCGCCCAGATCGACCGCGCGTTCGGCAAGGGCTCGGTGATGAAGCTGGGCGAAAAGGGCAAGGTCGAGATGGAGTCGGTTTCGACCGGCTCGCTCGGTCTCGACATCGCGCTCGGCATCGGCGGCCTACCTAAGGGGCGGATCGTCGAGGTCTACGGTCCGGAAAGCTCGGGCAAGACCACCCTGGCCCTGCACGTCGTGGCCGAGGTGCAGAAGGCCGGCGGCACCGCAGCCTTCGTCGACGCCGAGCACGCGCTGGACCCGTCCTACGCCTACAAGCTTGGCGTCAATCTCGACAACCTGCTGGTCTCCCAGCCGGACAACGGCGAGCAGGCGCTCGAGATCACCGACACCTTGGTTCGCTCGGGCGCGGTCGACATCGTCGTCGTCGACTCCGTGGCGGCCCTGACCCCGAAGGCCGAAATCGAAGGCGAGATGGGCGACAGCCTGCCGGGCCTGCAGGCGCGCCTGATGAGCCAGGCGCTGCGCAAGCTGACCGCCTCTATCAACAAGGCCAACACCATCGTCATCTTCATCAACCAGATCCGTCACAAGATCGGGGTGATGTACGGCAGCCCGGAAACGACCACCGGCGGCAACGCGCTGAAGTTCTACGCCTCGGTGCGCCTGGACATCCGCCGCACCGGCTCGGTCAAGGTTCGTGACGAGATCATCGGCAACAACGTCCGCGTGAAGGTCGTCAAGAACAAGGTGGCCCCGCCGTTCCGCGAGGTCGAGTTCGACATCATGTACGGCGAGGGCATCTCCAAGCTGGGCGAGGTCATCGACCTGGGCGTCAAGGCCGGCATCATCGAGAAGGCCGGCTCGTGGTTCTCGTACGGCAGCCAGCGCATCGGCCAGGGCCGCGACAATGTCCGCGAGTTCCTGAAGAACAATCCGGACATCGCCAGCAGCATCGAAGCGGCCGTCCGCAAGTCGTCGCAGAAGATCGAGGAAGAGCTTCTGGTCGGCGGCCCGGAGGAGGGCGACGAGGAATAG